The window ACTTAATTCTCCTTAAAATTTGCCCGGATTCCGTTTCCACATTGACCCGCCAAAGTCCAGGTGCCAGACCGGACTTGACTGAATAAGTTCGGTAGCCGCCTTCCCGACCGCCACTAATTGAAAGTGGCACTTTGTCTGCCGAAACCCAAACTCCATCTGTTTCGTCGTAATATTGCCAAATATGAAAAATTTTTAGGGAAAAATCTGTCGGAGCAAAAATAGCACTAAAAGCATATGCGGAGTCGGCCGGACTTAAATGAATTGGTTGGTATGGTCTAAACCAATCCGACAGTCCCCAAGAAGTCTTGGTTTCAAAACCCAGAGAGTAACTGCCGTCTTGATTTTTGGAGACAGAATGATAGACACCTGAATCCTTAACGGTGAGCGGGATTGGCGGAATGGTGTTGGTAAAATAAAGTACATTGATGGTGAAAAAAATTCCACCGATGGTCCAAATCAGTTTTCGCCGATTTTCTTCAAGCCGAATCGGTATTAACAAGTGCAACAGCTTGATAAACAAATAAACGGCAACCAGACTGACAAAGCCACTAAGAATGAAGGTTCCGGTGTTAATTCTTTTAACTAAAATCGGCACGAGAAAAATCAGATACGAAAACAGCACAAAATAAAACATTCCTACCTGTAGTTGGAGCCTGGCATACTTTGCTTTAAGTAGCTCATTGCCAAAAAGTTGCGCGACCAGAAGCAGAAGAAACGGCCAGCTTTGAACAAAATCGGCGCTACGAGAGTAAAAAACCAGAAAGCCACTCCAAAGTCCGCCAATTGCAAACTGCATCGCAATCAAGAAAAATGGATGGAGACCAGAAAGCAATTTTTTGCCCCAGTTTTTTTCTTCTGCAATGTTGAGGAGCAAGATTGATATGGTTATCACCATCAAGTAAGCCAGAAAAGCCAGATTCTCGGCATAGCGGTCAATCCGCTTAAGCGTCAGGTTATCAATAACAAAGCCCGCTACCATCGCGAGCGAAGATAGACCTCTTTCGTGTCGAAAAAAGAAATTTTTAATTTTTTGCCACATGTTGAAAATGCTTTGGCAAAATTGCCATTAGCCAATGAGTCGAGGTGCCGGCACCATTGATCCAGCGCTTTTCAAAAGCCTCGATTGTGAGTTTGAACCCCTTTCCGTCCCAAGGATCATTCAAAAAAATATGGCCAACCTCACAGCCTATAACTACCGCATAGTGGCCCTCATTGCTTTCAGGCTCCAGAAAATTAACAATCACGGGAATATTTTTAGATAAAAACTCCTTAAGGTCATCGTGACTAGCGAAATCGGCTTCGTGAACATGAAAACCATCCTTTCTGACAAAATCAATCATTGCTTGATGAGAAGTCCCAAAATCTTTGTTTGAACCAAGAACTTCCGCTAGATGTTTTTCACTATAAATCTCGCCATAAAATCGCAAAACCATCTGCAAAGCTGCCGCCCCGCAGGAATAATTGTTATCTTGCTTGAAATACGGGACTTTGAGCATTCAAATTACTGGCTAAGACCCGTACTAGTCCTTTCCTTAAAATTATCGACCGAGAAACCGCCTGCTCCTTGCAAGAAGATAACCAGAGTGGCGATAGACAGCCCAAAATCTCTAATACCCAAGGCATTCCAACCAATCGTGAAAGTTATTCCGAACAAATGAAGCGCCAGAAGCAGAGCCACTGGCCGAGTGTAGGTACCGAGAATTAAAAGAACCGCTCCGACAATCTCAAACCACCCATTGAGTAAAACAAATTTGACGGCCGAGATTGGCGCGATTGAAATAAAACTGGGTAAAAAGGAAGTCCACTGAGTCGGGTTTGCCAACTGGCTGAAGCCGAACCACAGGAAAACAATGGCTAAGCCGAAGCGCAAAATTACCGGCCCAGCTTTCTCCAAATTTTCAAATTTATTTGACTCCATTGAAGTTTAGTTAATTTTTAAGAACGCCGATTTTAAAACTTACGAGCTCCTCTGCCGGCTTGCTCTGCCCGCCGTGTTGGTTGTCAAAAGCGCTGGAACCATCAACCCCGCAAAGCGACAAAATTGCATCAGAACCTCCTGGGTGCCGTTCAATAAAAGATGTCACATCATAAACTCCCCCAGCAATAGCCACCCAGCAGCTTGCGCCGGAATTATGCCTCGCGACTTCCGCCAAAGTGTAGCCACCGGCAGAAATCGCACCTGAACCATCGCTAACAGTTCGGGTCGCCCCACCAGTGCCCATGCCCGAACCAAAAGCGTCGAGATTGGGCTTAGTCGCTTCCGACTTGATTACAATAACTAGACTGCCGATTACAAAAATGGCCAAGGCCAAAAAACCAATAGTCTTTTTAAAACAGGTCATAATTAAAATTGCGAACTAAGAATAACTAAAAAATTAATAAGGCCGGCGTCAGATTTTTGGCAAAATCCAACGACTGGAGATAGTATAAGACAAAAATCCCAATAGCCCTAGTTGAACTGCCGGAGTCAGGCCGACATTTAAAATTGGCACTATCGGCATCAGATCAGTGTAAGCCCAGCGGCCGGTGGCAAGAGCAAATTTTTCTATTAGAACCGCCAAGATTAGACCCGGAATCGCAACCCCAAAACCGGCATGCTTAACTTTTGGATAAAAGATAAAAGGCCAGCAGATTATCGAGATAAAAATTGCATCAAACAGCGTGGCCCGGAGCAAAATAAACTCGGTTATTGCCCCACCCTGATAATTGGCATACAAGAAAGCGTGCCAATTTTCCCAAATCAAATTTAAAATAAATCCCAGGACAAAAATTGCTAACAATTTTTTCACGGTATTACCTTAACTAATTGCTAAAGTTAATCTCAAAAGGATACATGCCCATACCGCAACTGCCCTGGAGACGGCCGGCTGATTGCAGACCCAAATCAATATCGGTTGAACCGCTTGTTGCCAGGAATTGGCTAATTTTTAAGCTCGGGATAATCACAGAAGCGGAACAGTCAAAAGTCCCGTTGGTATTGAAACGCAAAATCGTCGGTAGCCCAGCTTTAGCGTTACTAATTCTTGGCTGATAACCTCCCTTGGCGCGAATCTGGACAATTTGCACTCCATTTTCAATCGACACATTATTGGCTGGCAGACCGTTCTCCAGACTGCCATTTGAATTATTTTTGGCCAACGCAAAAGCACCGATGATAAGAAGAACGGCAATTGAAATTGAAATGACTGTTGATTTCATCATGTTAGAGACCGGAAACGCCTAACCTCTGTCTCAGGTAGCGCTTGCCCATCCCAGATTTTAAAAATAATTCTCTCGCCTTGGCACGACTTTCATCAAGACAAGCTTCATAATATAACAATTCAAACGGAAGTCTGCTTTTTGTATAATTTGAGCGTCCGGTATTATGTTGGTTAAGG of the Candidatus Paceibacterota bacterium genome contains:
- a CDS encoding DoxX family protein, with product MESNKFENLEKAGPVILRFGLAIVFLWFGFSQLANPTQWTSFLPSFISIAPISAVKFVLLNGWFEIVGAVLLILGTYTRPVALLLALHLFGITFTIGWNALGIRDFGLSIATLVIFLQGAGGFSVDNFKERTSTGLSQ
- a CDS encoding cupredoxin domain-containing protein, encoding MMKSTVISISIAVLLIIGAFALAKNNSNGSLENGLPANNVSIENGVQIVQIRAKGGYQPRISNAKAGLPTILRFNTNGTFDCSASVIIPSLKISQFLATSGSTDIDLGLQSAGRLQGSCGMGMYPFEINFSN
- a CDS encoding cysteine peptidase family C39 domain-containing protein, with the translated sequence MLKVPYFKQDNNYSCGAAALQMVLRFYGEIYSEKHLAEVLGSNKDFGTSHQAMIDFVRKDGFHVHEADFASHDDLKEFLSKNIPVIVNFLEPESNEGHYAVVIGCEVGHIFLNDPWDGKGFKLTIEAFEKRWINGAGTSTHWLMAILPKHFQHVAKN
- a CDS encoding GIY-YIG nuclease family protein; this encodes MSRITQQNISNGINPVRDRKVMYYTYFIKSLKDGTFYTGSTGDLRKRLNQHNTGRSNYTKSRLPFELLYYEACLDESRAKARELFLKSGMGKRYLRQRLGVSGL
- a CDS encoding cytochrome b5-like heme/steroid binding domain-containing protein, encoding MTCFKKTIGFLALAIFVIGSLVIVIKSEATKPNLDAFGSGMGTGGATRTVSDGSGAISAGGYTLAEVARHNSGASCWVAIAGGVYDVTSFIERHPGGSDAILSLCGVDGSSAFDNQHGGQSKPAEELVSFKIGVLKN
- a CDS encoding DUF2914 domain-containing protein, with the protein product MWQKIKNFFFRHERGLSSLAMVAGFVIDNLTLKRIDRYAENLAFLAYLMVITISILLLNIAEEKNWGKKLLSGLHPFFLIAMQFAIGGLWSGFLVFYSRSADFVQSWPFLLLLVAQLFGNELLKAKYARLQLQVGMFYFVLFSYLIFLVPILVKRINTGTFILSGFVSLVAVYLFIKLLHLLIPIRLEENRRKLIWTIGGIFFTINVLYFTNTIPPIPLTVKDSGVYHSVSKNQDGSYSLGFETKTSWGLSDWFRPYQPIHLSPADSAYAFSAIFAPTDFSLKIFHIWQYYDETDGVWVSADKVPLSISGGREGGYRTYSVKSGLAPGLWRVNVETESGQILRRIKFKVIAS